A single window of Uloborus diversus isolate 005 chromosome 5, Udiv.v.3.1, whole genome shotgun sequence DNA harbors:
- the LOC129222544 gene encoding uncharacterized protein LOC129222544, which yields MLTVLCDCESIINSRPLTYVSDDVQDLTPITPSMLLQEIREIGVPDLDVLDHQKLNKRHAYTQKIRKDLRSRFRVEYLGQLRQPVTNRNNSPVLKVGALVIVWTDNCKRIDWPLGRVLEVFTSKDGCVRVAKVKTKTGVFIRPVKKLCSLELGAVSSCELQKLKPPPVTVLEDLSCTTTTSSSPSLTALKLSSGVPSPELKVGSVENAQELN from the coding sequence ATGTTAACAGTCCTCTGCGACTGTGAGAGTATCATAAATTCGCGACCGTTGACTTACGTTAGTGATGACGTTCAAGATCTTACCCCGATTACACCTTCTATGTTGTTGCAAGAGATTAGAGAAATCGGTGTTCCAGACTTAGATGTGCTGGATcatcagaaattaaataaacgtCACGCGTATACACAGAAAATACGAAAAGATCTCCGTTCGAGATTTCGAGTGGAATATCTCGGACAGTTGCGACAACCTGTGACTAATAGAAATAATTCTCCAGTTCTAAAAGTTGGTGCCTTAGTTATCGTGTGGACAGATAACTGTAAAAGAATTGACTGGCCACTCGGAAGAGTTCTAGAAGTGTTCACAAGTAAGGATGGATGTGTGCGAGTTGCTAAAGTCAAGACAAAAACGGGTGTCTTCATTCGTCCTGTTAAAAAGTTGTGTTCTCTGGAGTTGGGAGCGGTGTCATCTTGTGAGCTTCAAAAGTTAAAACCCCCTCCTGTGACTGTTCTTGAGGATTTGAGTTGCACCACCACCACCAGTTCATCACCTAGCCTGACAGCATTGAAGTTGAGTTCCGGAGTCCCGAGCCCTGAACTCAAGGTGGGGAGTGTGGAAAACGcccaagaactgaactga